The Vibrio echinoideorum genome includes a region encoding these proteins:
- the brnQ gene encoding branched-chain amino acid transport system II carrier protein codes for MKQSLKLTDITALGFMLFAFFLGAGNIIFPPLAGQLAGDHFLPAMFGFLLTAVGLPLITIIAVAVAGGSWGHLTKDLPKRAATIMAVLIFIIIGPAFAAPRTGLVAYEMAVKPFFIDASQAHLTLFSIAFFVVAMFFSWSQGKLIDVIGKVLTPVLFVGLVVLAVAVFVNPQGDILAAHGEYITQPLTKGFLEGYNTMDTFASLMFGMLIVDAIRSKGITDRAATTKYLISAGCIAAAGLAFVYISLFFLGATSATVAAGADNGGAILSLYVQSLFGPSGQLVLSVIVLLACLTTAIGLVSACSDYFSSLTPLSYKTWVIINGVACATVANVGLSQLISLSVPVLFALYPVAIALVALTFLRSRFPNPKAAYRVVVLVSLLFALIDGAKVAGIDVSALNMLPLFEIGMGWLLPTTAAIICMFFVGKATEQEMAEETA; via the coding sequence GTGAAACAGAGTCTAAAACTAACAGATATAACGGCATTGGGCTTTATGCTTTTTGCGTTTTTCTTAGGTGCGGGTAACATTATCTTCCCACCTCTTGCTGGCCAATTGGCTGGTGACCACTTTCTTCCCGCTATGTTTGGTTTCTTGCTGACTGCCGTTGGTCTGCCATTAATCACTATTATTGCTGTGGCAGTGGCTGGTGGTTCTTGGGGTCACCTAACTAAAGATCTTCCTAAGCGAGCAGCAACCATCATGGCTGTGCTGATCTTTATTATCATTGGTCCTGCATTTGCTGCACCGCGTACTGGCCTTGTTGCTTATGAGATGGCGGTGAAGCCGTTCTTCATTGATGCCTCTCAAGCTCACCTTACGCTCTTTTCTATTGCATTCTTTGTGGTAGCGATGTTCTTCTCATGGTCGCAAGGTAAACTTATTGACGTCATTGGTAAGGTACTTACGCCTGTACTATTCGTTGGTTTGGTTGTACTTGCAGTTGCTGTGTTTGTTAACCCTCAGGGTGACATTCTTGCGGCACACGGTGAATACATTACTCAGCCACTAACCAAAGGTTTCCTTGAAGGTTACAACACCATGGATACTTTTGCTTCTTTGATGTTTGGCATGTTGATTGTTGATGCGATTCGCAGCAAAGGCATTACTGATCGCGCGGCGACGACTAAGTATCTGATCAGCGCAGGTTGCATTGCAGCAGCGGGTCTAGCGTTTGTTTACATCTCTTTGTTCTTCTTAGGCGCAACGAGTGCAACAGTTGCAGCGGGTGCTGACAATGGCGGCGCTATCTTAAGCCTTTACGTTCAATCACTGTTTGGCCCATCAGGTCAGCTTGTACTTTCAGTGATCGTATTGCTAGCTTGTCTAACAACGGCGATTGGCCTTGTATCCGCATGTTCTGATTACTTCAGCTCGTTAACACCGCTGTCTTACAAGACTTGGGTAATCATTAACGGTGTGGCTTGTGCAACCGTAGCGAATGTTGGCCTTTCTCAGCTTATTTCTCTGTCTGTACCCGTGCTGTTTGCACTGTACCCAGTCGCTATCGCGTTGGTTGCTCTGACGTTCTTGCGTAGCCGTTTCCCTAATCCAAAAGCCGCTTACCGTGTGGTTGTATTAGTGTCTCTACTGTTTGCTCTTATCGATGGCGCTAAAGTAGCGGGTATCGATGTATCTGCACTTAACATGCTGCCATTGTTTGAGATCGGCATGGGTTGGTTATTACCAACGACTGCGGCAATCATCTGCATGTTCTTTGTTGGTAAAGCAACAGAGCAAGAGATGGCAGAAGAGACGGCTTAA
- a CDS encoding tRNA1(Val) (adenine(37)-N6)-methyltransferase — protein sequence MTDKTIETKSFNFKKFSIYGGQSGMPVSTDGVLLGAWTNLAPKSSVLDIGTGTGLLALMAAQRFEDALISAIDIDQHAINAATVNIEQSPWQDRICLHHGSVLTSDFPLVFDAIICNPPYFNSGEQAQQSQRATARHTDSLEHLELAQRCFEITTEAATASFILPTPEGEGFIKLAQQCGWYLAKRLDVKTTDKKPASRILFELSKDPACEQDLQCESLTIHNNNGYSEAFIALTKDFYLKM from the coding sequence ATGACAGATAAAACAATAGAAACCAAAAGCTTCAATTTTAAAAAATTCTCTATTTACGGTGGACAAAGCGGTATGCCAGTCAGCACAGATGGCGTGCTACTCGGAGCGTGGACTAACCTTGCTCCGAAATCATCGGTACTCGATATAGGAACAGGAACAGGGTTGCTGGCCTTGATGGCTGCGCAGCGTTTTGAGGATGCTTTAATCTCTGCGATAGATATTGATCAGCACGCGATTAACGCAGCTACAGTCAACATTGAACAGTCGCCTTGGCAAGATCGTATATGTCTTCATCATGGCAGCGTTTTAACCTCTGATTTCCCGCTCGTGTTTGATGCAATCATCTGTAACCCGCCCTACTTCAACTCTGGTGAACAGGCACAACAAAGCCAAAGAGCCACGGCCAGACACACCGATAGCTTGGAGCATCTTGAGCTTGCTCAGCGCTGTTTCGAGATCACGACCGAAGCCGCTACCGCCAGCTTCATACTACCGACTCCAGAAGGAGAAGGTTTCATTAAGCTTGCCCAGCAATGTGGTTGGTATCTAGCAAAACGCCTTGATGTGAAAACAACAGACAAAAAACCAGCTAGCCGAATCTTGTTTGAGTTATCTAAAGATCCTGCTTGCGAGCAAGATTTGCAGTGTGAATCGCTCACGATCCACAACAATAATGGTTATAGCGAGGCATTTATTGCACTTACTAAAGATTTTTATCTCAAGATGTAG
- the srmB gene encoding ATP-dependent RNA helicase SrmB, whose translation MIRTFAELDLNQELLKAIDEMGYERPTQIQAEAIPQALDGRDVLASAPTGTGKTASFVLPALQYLLDFPRKKSGPARMLILTPTRELAMQITEQARELAKYTSLNIFTITGGVMYQEHADILSTTQDIVVATPGRLMEYIEGERFDCRAIEWLVLDEADRMLDMGFGPVVDRLSAECRWRKQTLLFSATLEGKGIEGFTEDLLKNPAEIDAKSSLRERKKITQWYHRADSAKHKLDILKHIITEQAERSIIFLKTRDRLGDLRAQLESAKIPCVWIQGEMPQDRRNNAIARFRDGSINVLLATDVAARGIDLPDVSHVINYDMPRTADVYLHRIGRTARAGKKGNAVSIIEAHDQLMIERVARYTEDAIKERFIEGMRPTHKKAAVTKKKKPNKEDKKAVAKQKIAKKKKIAKKKKAVKSK comes from the coding sequence GTGATCAGAACCTTTGCAGAACTCGATCTAAACCAAGAGCTGCTTAAAGCAATTGACGAAATGGGCTACGAACGCCCAACACAGATACAAGCTGAAGCTATCCCACAAGCGTTAGATGGAAGAGACGTTTTGGCTTCTGCGCCAACAGGTACTGGTAAAACAGCTTCATTTGTATTGCCAGCATTGCAATACCTACTGGATTTCCCACGTAAGAAATCTGGCCCTGCACGTATGCTTATCCTGACGCCAACGCGTGAGCTAGCAATGCAAATCACCGAACAAGCACGTGAACTGGCCAAATACACTAGCCTGAATATCTTTACGATCACAGGCGGTGTGATGTACCAAGAGCACGCTGATATCTTAAGTACTACCCAAGATATCGTAGTAGCAACACCTGGTCGTTTAATGGAATACATTGAAGGCGAGCGTTTTGACTGTCGTGCGATTGAATGGCTAGTACTGGATGAAGCCGACCGTATGCTAGATATGGGCTTTGGTCCTGTTGTTGACCGTTTGTCAGCAGAGTGTCGCTGGCGTAAACAAACTTTACTGTTCTCAGCAACGCTAGAAGGTAAAGGTATTGAAGGCTTCACTGAAGATCTACTTAAAAACCCAGCGGAGATCGATGCTAAATCATCGCTTCGTGAGCGTAAGAAAATCACTCAGTGGTACCACCGTGCCGATTCAGCTAAACACAAACTTGATATCCTAAAACATATCATCACAGAACAAGCTGAACGCAGCATCATCTTCTTGAAGACTCGTGATCGCCTAGGTGATCTTCGTGCTCAGCTAGAAAGCGCAAAAATCCCATGTGTGTGGATCCAAGGTGAAATGCCTCAAGATCGTCGTAACAACGCTATCGCTCGTTTCCGTGATGGTTCTATCAACGTATTGCTAGCAACCGATGTGGCAGCTCGTGGTATCGACCTTCCAGATGTCAGTCACGTGATCAACTACGACATGCCACGTACCGCTGATGTATACCTTCACCGTATCGGCCGTACGGCTCGTGCAGGTAAGAAAGGTAACGCGGTTTCTATCATTGAAGCGCACGATCAGTTAATGATTGAACGTGTAGCTCGTTACACTGAAGACGCGATCAAAGAACGCTTTATCGAAGGCATGCGCCCTACGCATAAGAAAGCCGCGGTGACTAAGAAGAAGAAGCCGAATAAAGAAGATAAGAAAGCGGTAGCGAAACAAAAAATCGCTAAGAAAAAGAAAATCGCTAAGAAAAAGAAAGCCGTTAAGAGCAAGTAA
- the yaaA gene encoding peroxide stress protein YaaA, with translation MLVVVSPAKTLDYESPLATERFSQPEFVEHSAELIEECRKLTPADISALMKVSDKIAGLNVARFEQWNETFTQDNARQAILAFKGDVYTGLDAETLSNDDFDYAQNHLRMLSGLYGLLKPLDLMQPYRLEMGTRLANARGTNLYQFWGNIITDKLNEALNAQGDNVLINLASNEYFKAVKPKSLDGQIITPVFKDCKNGQYKVISFYAKKARGMMARYIIENKIDSVEALTQFDTAGYYFVEEESNAKELVFKREEQN, from the coding sequence ATGTTAGTTGTCGTTTCTCCAGCCAAAACACTTGATTACGAATCACCATTAGCGACTGAGCGCTTCAGCCAACCTGAGTTTGTTGAACATTCCGCTGAGTTGATTGAAGAGTGCCGTAAACTGACGCCAGCAGATATCTCTGCATTGATGAAAGTTAGCGATAAAATCGCAGGGTTGAACGTAGCGCGCTTTGAGCAGTGGAATGAGACTTTTACCCAAGATAACGCTCGCCAAGCTATTTTGGCGTTTAAAGGTGACGTCTACACTGGCTTAGATGCTGAAACTCTGTCGAACGATGATTTTGACTACGCACAGAATCACCTGCGCATGCTTTCTGGCTTATATGGTTTATTGAAGCCATTGGATTTGATGCAACCTTACCGCCTAGAGATGGGTACACGCTTAGCCAATGCTCGCGGTACTAACCTGTATCAATTCTGGGGCAATATCATCACAGATAAGCTGAATGAAGCTCTGAACGCTCAAGGTGACAATGTGTTGATCAACCTGGCATCGAACGAATACTTTAAAGCCGTCAAGCCGAAGAGCCTTGATGGTCAAATCATTACGCCAGTATTTAAAGACTGTAAGAACGGTCAGTACAAGGTGATCAGTTTTTACGCGAAGAAAGCGCGTGGCATGATGGCTCGCTATATTATTGAGAACAAAATCGATTCAGTCGAAGCGCTGACTCAATTTGATACGGCGGGTTACTACTTCGTTGAAGAAGAATCGAATGCTAAAGAGTTAGTCTTCAAGCGTGAAGAGCAAAACTAA
- a CDS encoding alanine/glycine:cation symporter family protein, translated as MTDLINLMNDLLWGSILVYLLVGVGIYFTVRLGFIQFRHFGHMFSVLRNSRKADSAGISSFQALCTSLAARVGTGNMAGVAVALTAGGPGAIFWMWLIAMLGMATSFAESTLAQLYKTRDNDGNYRGGPAYYMEKGLGMRWMGVLFSIFLIIAFGLVFNAVQANAIASAMNTAFDFERGYVGVGIVIISAFVIFGGIRKIARTAEIIVPVMALAYLAIAIYVMLMNIEKVPEVLALIFKSAFGLQEAAAGGLGYAIAQAMINGIKRGLFSNEAGMGSAPNAAASATPYPPHPASQGYVQMLGVFMDTIVICSATVAIILMSGEYVPHGEVTGIELTQRALTAQVGEWGGIFVAVAIFFFAFTSIIANYSYAETNLIFLEHNNKKGLVLFRIVVLGMVMFGSLATLPTVWALADVSMGLMAIVNLVAIILLSGIVIKLAKDYNRQLDAGKVPTFDADDFPELKAQLEDGIWVNNKK; from the coding sequence GTGACAGACTTAATCAATTTGATGAACGATCTCCTTTGGGGATCTATCTTAGTTTACTTGCTAGTTGGTGTGGGTATCTACTTCACTGTACGACTAGGCTTCATTCAATTCCGCCATTTTGGCCATATGTTCTCTGTTCTTCGAAACAGCCGTAAAGCAGACAGTGCTGGTATCTCTTCTTTCCAAGCTCTTTGTACTAGTCTTGCTGCTCGTGTCGGTACAGGTAACATGGCAGGTGTTGCTGTTGCTCTTACCGCTGGTGGCCCAGGTGCTATCTTCTGGATGTGGCTAATCGCAATGCTAGGTATGGCAACATCGTTTGCAGAAAGCACACTAGCACAGCTATACAAAACGCGTGATAACGACGGTAACTACCGTGGCGGTCCTGCATACTACATGGAGAAAGGCCTAGGTATGCGTTGGATGGGAGTTTTATTCTCTATCTTCCTAATCATCGCATTCGGTCTTGTATTCAATGCCGTTCAAGCTAATGCAATCGCAAGTGCGATGAATACAGCATTCGATTTTGAGCGCGGTTATGTTGGTGTTGGTATCGTAATTATCTCTGCATTCGTTATCTTCGGTGGTATCCGTAAGATTGCGCGTACCGCAGAAATTATTGTTCCAGTCATGGCATTGGCTTACCTAGCGATAGCTATCTACGTAATGCTAATGAACATTGAGAAAGTGCCTGAAGTTTTGGCTCTTATCTTCAAGAGTGCGTTTGGTCTACAAGAAGCCGCAGCGGGTGGTTTAGGCTATGCGATTGCTCAAGCGATGATTAACGGTATCAAACGTGGTTTGTTCTCGAACGAAGCCGGTATGGGTTCTGCGCCAAACGCAGCAGCTTCTGCAACGCCTTACCCGCCGCACCCAGCATCACAAGGTTATGTGCAAATGCTAGGCGTATTCATGGACACTATTGTTATCTGTTCTGCAACAGTAGCAATTATCTTGATGTCTGGTGAGTATGTACCACACGGTGAAGTAACGGGTATCGAACTAACGCAGCGTGCACTAACAGCACAAGTGGGCGAATGGGGTGGTATCTTTGTCGCGGTAGCAATTTTCTTCTTTGCTTTCACTTCAATCATTGCAAACTACTCGTACGCTGAAACGAACCTTATCTTCCTAGAGCACAACAACAAGAAAGGTCTAGTACTGTTCCGTATTGTTGTTCTGGGTATGGTGATGTTTGGTTCTTTAGCGACACTGCCAACGGTATGGGCTCTTGCTGACGTATCTATGGGTCTAATGGCGATTGTTAACTTGGTAGCGATTATCTTGCTATCAGGCATCGTGATTAAGCTAGCGAAAGATTACAACCGTCAACTAGACGCGGGTAAAGTACCAACGTTCGATGCGGACGATTTCCCTGAGCTTAAGGCTCAATTGGAAGACGGTATTTGGGTTAACAACAAGAAGTAA
- a CDS encoding DUF3545 family protein, whose translation MDSFQFDDISELEMPRTTQKTRSKPLKRKWREIEAINDRKQLEKELREMNLGLDFSLDDIKL comes from the coding sequence ATGGATAGCTTTCAATTCGATGATATATCAGAACTAGAAATGCCTCGAACAACTCAAAAAACACGCTCTAAACCACTCAAGCGTAAATGGCGTGAAATCGAGGCAATCAACGATCGTAAACAGCTTGAGAAAGAGCTAAGAGAGATGAACCTAGGTCTCGACTTTAGCCTCGACGATATAAAGCTTTAA